The DNA segment tacaaaacttcaaaaaaagtATACATACAAGTTAATAGTGATATACTTTTATTTTGAGAGGTGTAGGTTTATATCCAAATTAGACTAAATATGAGAGTTGataccaaataaaaaataataaacatgtTCTTGATATTATGAAAGCACATATTTActctttttttaagttttagttttatccattttaaatatttatgttcaaaattttaatactaaattaaatatattattcttttgtttaaattattaattcataTCAGTCGAAATATGATACTAAAATAACagttagaaacaaaatatatgaagATTCCTGCGGCGTAGCGCGGGTTATTATCTAGTTTACCTTATATACCAAAATATTCCAGGTACTTTGAGTATCCGATCAGGTCTTGGGTAGGACGGACCCAAACCAAGACCTGCTAGTCAAAAAAATATCCAATACGTACTTTGCCTTGGACCGAGACCcaaaccaaatatatattttcaggtCGGTTTTAGTTGAATTTTTTGGATATGGATAAAATGTCCAGTCCTAAGAGaggttacataaaaatatttataaaaaatctcaaataaattaactcataaattatataattgttaaaaaaaattgttgcttCGAAATAATACAGactttgtaacataataatgtataatctcaaaattcaaaattatatcaattttatttataatccaAGAGAATTCGCGCTTTTGAAGCGCggtcaaaatcaaatttttattaattaagaaACATAATATATCATACTATATATGTAGTAAAATGCATTGGGTACTTGGAATCCTATGGATGAAGACAACAAACTTAAGTATAATTTAGATTTTGCCTCGTGATGACGTCAAAGATTCGGACTTGTATGCAATTGTTGCTGTCAGTGAACATACTATAGAaagtctataaattaatattcgataaattaattaacaagcTAAATTAATACATTTATTTGGTTCTAAGTTCAGCCggttcaaaataatttttagaaaattgtatgtaaatatatagttccactacaatttatataaatataatttatataagtacaaataaaatattgcattatgtgttttatatattcacAAAATATACTCACAGTGAAGTTTATCTGTATTTTTTCTTAAcacttcaatatattttgataatattaatGAATGtatatgtaaaactatatttaaattctatgaaacatattttgtatacaccaaataatataacaaGCATGTATAAAAGtttatttctgaaatttaatgaatatatatacaaatcaactattttcttgttttataaaaaagtcaTATTCTAAAATACAgaaatctaaaaaaatgaaactttttataaattaataactctataaatgaataaatttcatattcccgatattattaatttatagagtttttactgcAATAAGATTTAAAGGCTCTAAGCCTTTTTCTTCAttacttttttataaatgaaaatatagaTTTGTTTCCAGTATTGTTTACCAGCTGTGATATGATACAATGTATTACCATTATGTACCATATATGATTAGGACTACAAAATATTATGGTTAggactagaaaataaaaaaaaattaggaaaaaacaaaaaaaaaagtatgtgtTTGTCTATAAAAGTTATAGCTACCTAAGTATAGGTATTTATCATTAACATTGCTTTCTttcaaatgatatatatatgttatgatTCTTCTCCATGTAGGTTCAGTAGCTCTTGAAATATCTCAGTTTTGAGGTTTTATCAATGCTAGTTTTGGAGGTTATAGTGTCATTCTCAAGTGTTGGTCTAACATTTTCTTGAAGGTTGTAATAGATTTACTTAGAGAATGATCATATCAGAGAAAACTGGTGGTGGGTTATCATGGAGTAGGGATGATAATATTGCTTTTGAGAGAGCTCTTGTGGTTTATACCGACGAGACAGATAATCGTTGGGAAAAGATTGCTGACTCTGTTCCAGAGAAAACTCTAGCACAAGTTATAGAACATTACAAGAGTTTACTTCATGATGTTATGATGATTGAATCTGGAATTGTACCTCTTCCTGATTATAATGATGTCACGATAGAAACAAATGTTCGAGAAAGAAGCATTGGGGAACGTAGTATCAATCGCAAATGTGAGTATAAGCAAGAAGATGAACCAAAACCAAAGCGACGTAAGGCGGTTCCTTGGACACCGCTTGAACACAGGTTAGTTACTAGTACGACTACTTCTACATCACGATTTTATACAATAATTTAGgtgtataaaaaaattatcataaattatatgaaaaataagagctgttttttttaatttgagtgtaaaatattatgaattttCTTACACTGACACACCGACACTTTGCATAATATATAGCTAGGCCCTGCCTGCGGGGTAAACAACATAAGCAGCTGCTTAGGATCCAtggaatgtgtttaaaaaatttacactacaaattttcattatttttatattttctatattggCTTAGGGCCTtaagcaaattttaaaatatatggacCGGCGCTGGATATAGCTTAGGTttttatatagttatgattttatagttgatatttttataaaatgttgaatattatgttttttgttttttttggaacagtCAATTTCTTCTTGGTCTAAAAAAATATGGGAAAGGTGATTGGCGTAGCATTTCACGTCACATAGTATTGACAAGAACACCAACTCAAGTTGCAAGTCACGCACAAAAATACTTCGCACGTCATAGAGCTACGAACAGAAGCAGACAGAGACATAACATTCACGACGTCAACGTTTCGGAAAGCAGTAACATCTCAGCAATGAAAGCACCAATCACATGCCAAGACGCTCAAGCCGCTTCGCAACCATCGGTAGACCATCAAGCATATGAGACACCAGCCATATGGAACACAGAAGCCACTTCACCAACACCACTAGACCATCATGTATTTGGGACACCTACCATATGGAACATGCAAGCCGCTTCGCATCCATCAGTGAATGTTCATGTCTATGGCGCACCCACTATCGGCCAATCAATGGTTGGACGATATGTCTTACCTTATGGAGCTGACATGAATCCCTTTGCGCCACCTTACATGGCTTACGGGGCTCAACACCATTCGACACCTTACTCCCCAGTTCCTAGTGCACCGTTCAACACATGGACAGTTCCAGACAACATGACAAATATACCTACTTCTCGTTAGGTGAGGttgtattttatgtttgtttcagAGGGTGTGATATgtaaaaaaaacttgacattCAATTTGGCTTGTCGCTAACGTCAAAttgctttgttttatgttttatgttttaaatttttaattgttttttctaTGAAAAATGTGTCATTTCggaattatatttatatatactattatttgtgaaGTGGTTTTTACATTAAAAGTTAGACTGGTTATATCGTTTATatctttaaatataattaattccatttattatattatcaattatttatccttttatttttttttttttttttttttgacagcaaagaatttacagactcatgatgactctgtaaaccaaatcggtaactccgcatccatgtgaacgacaaaggacgattgtttcctagcactgcgtgctagactatctgCCCGAAGATTCGCTGTCCGAGGTACATGAACTATATCAGAGTTGAGGAAACTTCCTTTGAGAAGCTTTATGTCCTCCAAATAGCTTTcgaatgctggccattcttctggttccgaaaccatcttcaccaattgagaacaaattatttatccttttatttttattaattttggataataaaataataaataatattttttgataatgctaatatagatttcaatttctttttattcaagTAATATTCATAATCAAATTATCTTTCATATTTTTGgatgattattattatataaaaacaaaatatatacaatattatatacatgtatttttcaTCCGATCTTgttaaattgaaaaatatatattatatatttgtgtacatataatactaaaattaaCATCACTATGTTTAATGTTCTACTGTCCAAAACAGTATAATAAAATGTCAcataattctttttaaaattgtCAAACTTAAACAAACCGAACACATCATAATTTTTCTTTCGATGTGTTCTATAAGTGTTGGTtcacatctatactattatttgcttTGATTAAATAATCTTGACTCATTATATGGATAAAGCTCAAGCAATGTGTAAACAATgttaaaaatttagataaaatTATGAGTGATACTAGATCATTTTATCCGTGCTACGCGCAGATTGTgtgtattataaaattttatagtattttttatatttgaaatttttacagTATTTCTcttataaatcatataatttaaaagataataaaacatgggataactttaatttttttcattgtgATTTCTTGAATTGAAGAACTTCACATTATTCTTTATCATTTTGTCTCATATTAGatttttgtaactttttctAGTCAGTTCTTATTTAAAGTGGTGTTAATTATTAACCTGtacactattttaatatatgaaaaatattattgtaatagtATTTGAACATTTTTGATCCAAAACGCTTGTAGtcatcaaatattaaaaaacaataacttgatttttcttttattccAAAATTGTTACTCCTCTTTAACCCATAAAACAaactgttttaatttaatagtttgatttatttttaattaattgtatCACTAAAATATTGAGAGTAAATATTCAGTTTTAGCTTGGGGATATAATTTAAGTTATCTTTTAGTCAACatgttactatttattttataacaatttagagtaatttatttcatatgtttgtatattatttgaatttcaaaaactaTCTGATGCACTGACTTTGTGACAATGATTCCTTTACTTTTTTCACTATATCAATTCCATGTAGTTAATAGTAACAGTAATTTGATATAGGTGAATTTTGCAAGATTAAACTCGTAACAACATGGAAATAAAGAGAAGATGGTCTCATTCAAGATTAAAGATGCCAAATGGTTTgtgattttttacaaaaatatattataaaaataatgttaaaaatattagacTATAAAACTTGAATAATGATAgaaattcaaatttctaatattattaaatgaaactttaGTTTTAATACTTATATTCAAATCACCCATGTTTAATTTCCTATCTTATAATTtacaatacataattaaaaataaaaaaattataaaactattaCGACTGTAAACTAATAGGTTTATATGGCCCATCGATTTGTTTTGTTAACTTGATTTATGATAGATGATAATCTGGAAAAAATTATCTGGTGCATATATGATATCATGTAAACATTCGCGATGACGTGACAATTTGATTGGTGAAAAAAATTTTGTCCTATGTGGCACTTCTAAGAAGCCTTAAAATTAGTAGTTTTTATATAGTAGTGATATTCAGTTGTGTTAAATCTTTAGCTGTAAAGTTATgtcttttattaaaaatttaatatgtcaTAATTGAAGTAATAGAGTTGAATTGTAATGGGCtttgaattgataatatataataataaatatttataagatgaCTTTGTCCATATATCCGGGTAAAACAtctagttatattatatttcaatTGTTTACAAACTCTTTCTTATGTAGTGTTACATTTTTgcgtattttatttaatttgaaaattaaatttgtttgtaaaaataaataattttaaaatatagctaACATATGTGTTAATTAATATTGCACATTTACAGGTTTTTCTCAGAATTTAAAAATGgttatacatatatgtattttagtttattttgaaatttataagaaacttattttttttttttttgcaaaatttaCTGATAGTAAAAGCCAACGTCAGTTTTAAATATtctaaagtttttttctttctggaaTACTATATATGTCTAGTATGAAAACTACTCcaaatttttaatcaaaatttaacatgaaaaaaacttcaaaataaatttaattagaaAAACAACTcataaactaaaactaaaacttCAGAAATAGAAGGGTAAAAATGAAATTAACCGGAAATAAGAGGGTCTGCATAagtaaatgaaagaaaaaaaaacgatccAGTGTGAATCAAACATCTCTTTGGGGGAGGAACCTCAGACGTGAGGCGTGAAGGTGAAGGAGACGAACGAGATTGCGATTCCTTTCCGTTACGCCGTAACTGTAAACCCTAGCTTAGATCCTCCCCGATTCAAGCTCAATCCTAGCTTACAGGTTCgtctctctctcccttctccTTAGATCTACTCCAGACTCAACCTTCTCGATTGGTTTCGGATGCTTTGAACGGTTGACACTAGGCAGATTCTTGTAGATTTCTCGATTCCAATTGCGATTCGTGTTGAATTCGATTACTAGTCTGATTCTGTAACGTTTGTGCAGAAGTTTAGATCACTGACGGCGACCTAGAGTTTTCGATTCGAGATGTCGAGCTTTCGCGTGGGAGGGAAGGTAGTGGATAAGGTTGACTTGTGCAGGAAGAAACGTTCGGCGTGGCGTTTGGATGTTTGGCCGTTTGCGATTCTGTACGCCACGTGGTTGACTACGATCGTGCCTAGCATAGACTTCACTGATGCTTTGATCGTGTTTGGTGGCCTTCTTGCTTCTCACATCTTGGTCTTGCTTTTCACTATGTGGTCTGTGGATTTCAAGTGTTTTGTCCAGTTTAGCAAGGTAAACCTCATCACTCTTGTGGATGCTTGTAGATTTTTTCTTGGGTGGAAGGTTTGTGATGGCCTTGTGTTTGTGTATTGATTCGCAGGTTAACAGTATCAGCCAGGCGGATGCGTGTAAAGTCACCCCAGCCAAGTTTTCTGGTTCTAAAGAAGTTGTGCCTCTTCATTTTCGTAGCCAAGTAAGATATTTCAAGATTTTAGATTCAATTGCTAAGCTGCCTGTGCCTCTATAATACTCTCCGTGAATGGTTTGGCTTTTAAACTGGAAATGTAGACTGGTTCATGACTTAATATATGTAAAGTTCAGTGTTTCCCAACAAATCACACACTATATCTCTGCGAAAAAGTAATGAATTTATAACGTGTACTATTTGAATCCTCTTTAGCCTGGAAATGCTCGAGTTTTTCCAGTACTTTTATTTATAAGTCTTTTGATGTTTGCAGATGACTGGTTCGTCTTCCTCAGGAGACACGGAAGAAATATTCTTTGACTTCAGAAAGCAGCGCTTTATGTACTCAAAAGAGTTGGGAGCCTTTTCCAAGCTTCCTTACCCCACAAAGGAAACATTTGGTCATTACCTAAAATGTACTGGCCATGGTACAGAAGCTAAAGTTGCAACAGCCACTGAGAAGTGGGGAAGGAACGTGTAAGTCGACTTACACTTTTCTATACATGTATCTATCACAAGTTCATTTTATGGTTGAGAATTGATGTTTTTTATTGgcaattttttttcaaagcgCCGGGTTGATACTTTGTTTCTGTTTCTCGCAGATTTGATTATCCACAACCTACATTCCAGAAGCTATTGAAAGAAAACTGCACGGAACCATTTTTCGTATTTCAGGTGTTGTTTTCTTGATAATGCATGTATCTtacagttctttttttttcttccacgGCTCTGTTGCTCTAAGTACTGCGTTTCTTCCTATTTTTCAGGTTTTCTGCGTGGGTCTTTGGTGCTTGGATGAATTCTGGTATTACAGTGTGTTCACACTATTCATGCTTCTCATGTTCGAGTCAACAATGGCAAAAAGCCGCTTGAAGACATTAACCGACCTAAGACGTGTTAGGGTGGACAGTCAGACTGTGATGGTGTATCGATGCGGGAGGTTTGTGATTGAATAACACGCAAGTTTTCCTTAAAGATCGTTTCGGTATTACTGCTGTGTctgaaaaagtcaaattttAGGTGGGCGAAGCTCTTAGGTACTGATCTGCTGCCAGGAGATGTTGTGTCCATTGGGAGGCCGTCTGCTCACACTGGAGGAGAGGACAAGACAGTACCAGCCGACATGCTTTTGCTTGTAGGAAGTGCTATTGTAAATGAAGCCATTTTGACTGGCGAGTCAACTCCCCAGTGGAAGGTACTTTCTTTCCTCAACCTCATTTTCGTTTGTTGGCTTCTTTTCCAAATTATTACTCTCTGGATATTGGATTTGAAGAGTTCAGAATTGTAACAGTGCACAAATGATAAATTTGGTCCATCTTATTTGCTATTTCTCATTAGCAGCTTCTCTTGCAATACGTGTGATAGTTTCTAGCACCTTGTTTGAAACTTTGAATCGTCATTATTAACTAGCGAGCAATACTTACTTCACAATAGGTATCCTTGTATAATATGGTCCATATGTTTTGCTGATATTGTATGATGGATATTATAGGTTGCAATTGCTGGCGAAGGATCTGATAAGAAGTTATCGATCAAGAGGGataaaaatcatgttttatttGGCGGGACCAAGATCTTACAACATTCACCTGACAAGGTAATTCCGTATCAACAATTTCAACCATTTATTCTTCAGTGCTTGCTACTAATCCGTGTTTCATACTATTTAATGTTTGGGGTCAGACATTCCCTCTGAAAACCCCTGATGGTGGCTGTCTAGCTGTTGTTCTCCGAACTGGATTTGAGACAAGCCAAGGAAAGCTAATGCggacaattttattttctacagAGAGGGTATGGGATCTTTCCGATGTTTGTTGTTTCATTTGCACCatgttaagaatttttttttgttctgatcCTTTTGGTAAAAAAACTCAGGTTACTGCAAACAGCTGGGAGAGTGGTCTGTTCATATTATTTCTAGTTGTATTTGCCGTGATTGCTGCGGGCTATGTTCTTGTAAAGGTACGGTAATATTTGTTTCAGGTTCTTATTCAAATAATATGTCTATGTATACTAGTTATGAGG comes from the Brassica napus cultivar Da-Ae unplaced genomic scaffold, Da-Ae ScsIHWf_1541;HRSCAF=2142, whole genome shotgun sequence genome and includes:
- the LOC125597789 gene encoding transcription factor SRM1-like; this encodes MIISEKTGGGLSWSRDDNIAFERALVVYTDETDNRWEKIADSVPEKTLAQVIEHYKSLLHDVMMIESGIVPLPDYNDVTIETNVRERSIGERSINRKCEYKQEDEPKPKRRKAVPWTPLEHSQFLLGLKKYGKGDWRSISRHIVLTRTPTQVASHAQKYFARHRATNRSRQRHNIHDVNVSESSNISAMKAPITCQDAQAASQPSVDHQAYETPAIWNTEATSPTPLDHHVFGTPTIWNMQAASHPSVNVHVYGAPTIGQSMVGRYVLPYGADMNPFAPPYMAYGAQHHSTPYSPVPSAPFNTWTVPDNMTNIPTSR